The Blastopirellula sediminis sequence GTGCTATTGCAAGTCGCATCAGGGCGGATGCATGGTGATGGTTATTTGTTCTACGTGACGCCGAATCAAGTTTGGCTGACCGATGAGGTTCCGCCGGCGTATATCCACGTTTTGCAGTGAGGTCCAATGAACCAGCCAGGCAAAGTCGTCGCGGTCTGCGTTTCCGCTTCCGGCGGCATTCCGCGCTATGCGGTCGATGCGATCGAGTTGACGCCGCAAGGAGTGGTCGGCGACAAGCATCGGTTTGTCGAGCATGAGACGAACGAGCGGGCGGTGAGCCTGTTCGACGCCGAGTTCTACGAGCGACTCTTGATTGACGGCGTCGCGCCGCCGCCGGGAAGCGTGGGAGAAAACGTCACCGTCAGCGGGCTTGGTCTGAGCGAACTCAGCGAAGGAGCGGAGGTCGCGCTCGGCGCGGCGATCGTTCGTTTGACGCGGCGCTGGGCCCCCTGTCATGCGCAGCATCCGGAGACCGGCCAGACGCGGCCGAACGACGAAAAGTTGGCCGGTTGGTTTGCGATGGTGCTGGAGGCGGGCCGGATTGCGCCGGAAGACGCCGCGACGCTCCGCTGATTTTTTTCTGGCATTTGCGGGTACCAACCGGCGCTTTCTCGCCAGCGAGC is a genomic window containing:
- a CDS encoding MOSC domain-containing protein; translation: MNQPGKVVAVCVSASGGIPRYAVDAIELTPQGVVGDKHRFVEHETNERAVSLFDAEFYERLLIDGVAPPPGSVGENVTVSGLGLSELSEGAEVALGAAIVRLTRRWAPCHAQHPETGQTRPNDEKLAGWFAMVLEAGRIAPEDAATLR